In 'Nostoc azollae' 0708, the following are encoded in one genomic region:
- the tcmP gene encoding three-Cys-motif partner protein TcmP: MSNHSFFDEQKEQFLVEARILDKYSWAWVKVIMPTAKKAGSKIAYIDLFSGLGIYKYGAKSTPIKVLETAIADPDMRNMLKTLFKDANPEYTNSFQEAISKIPGIDNLKYNPEVINHEVGENFVKAFNQLNFVPTLFFLDPCGYKRPVRKINLV, encoded by the coding sequence ATGAGTAACCATTCCTTTTTTGATGAACAGAAAGAGCAATTTTTAGTAGAAGCAAGAATTCTTGATAAATATTCTTGGGCTTGGGTAAAAGTAATTATGCCTACTGCTAAAAAAGCAGGTTCTAAGATTGCCTACATAGACCTTTTCTCCGGTCTAGGTATATATAAGTATGGAGCAAAGTCAACACCAATTAAAGTTTTAGAAACAGCAATTGCTGATCCAGATATGCGAAATATGCTGAAAACCTTATTTAAGGATGCCAATCCTGAATATACCAATTCTTTCCAAGAAGCTATAAGTAAAATTCCTGGTATTGATAATTTAAAATATAACCCAGAAGTGATAAACCATGAGGTAGGGGAAAATTTTGTTAAAGCGTTTAATCAGCTAAATTTTGTTCCTACATTATTTTTTCTAGACCCCTGTGGATACAAAAGACCTGTCAGGAAAATTAACTTGGTGTGA
- a CDS encoding DUF2993 domain-containing protein, protein MSEKPKLEDQFLCQEAARSLSEPLEEVEQINVEVQTDIGKIFQGRVDGVSLAGQGWVVQKKIRIQEINLQTDNIIVDPLSVILGQIKLNTPVNANIRIVLTEADINYALTSDMISGLVKKFRLNVDGEIVSFEPSEMQILLTGDGKLEFQG, encoded by the coding sequence ATATCTGAAAAGCCAAAACTAGAGGATCAATTCTTATGTCAAGAAGCCGCCAGAAGTCTATCTGAACCACTAGAGGAAGTAGAACAAATAAATGTAGAAGTCCAAACGGATATTGGGAAAATATTTCAGGGAAGAGTAGATGGAGTTTCCCTTGCAGGTCAAGGATGGGTGGTACAAAAGAAAATCCGTATCCAAGAAATTAATCTGCAAACAGATAATATTATTGTTGATCCTTTAAGTGTTATTTTAGGTCAAATTAAACTCAATACCCCAGTAAATGCCAATATTCGTATTGTTCTCACGGAAGCAGATATTAACTACGCTTTGACCTCAGATATGATTAGCGGCTTAGTGAAAAAATTCAGGTTGAATGTAGATGGAGAGATTGTCAGTTTTGAACCATCAGAAATGCAAATATTGCTCACCGGTGATGGGAAACTTGAATTTCAAGGTTAA
- the ileS gene encoding isoleucine--tRNA ligase, whose product MTETGKYKDTVNLPKTNFDMRANAIKREPEIQKFWEENNIYSRLSEENSGELFILHDGPPYANGQLHIGHALNKILKDIINRYQLFKGSKICYIPGWDCHGLPIELKVLQNMKQAERQNLTPLQLRQKAKEFALKTVDEQRESFKRYGVWGDWDHPYLTLKPEYEAAQIGVFGEMFLKGYIYRGLKPVHWSPSSKTALAEAELEYPEGHVSRSIYTAFPVTKVAEGLKSSLDGLLPDLGVAVWTTTPWTIPGNLAVAVNGALEYAVVEVSRTDTAMQRGFKYLIVAAELVERLVAILDAELTVKATFPGKDLEHTTYRHPLFDRESQVVVGGDYITTDSGTGLVHTAPGHGQEDYIVGQRYGLPILAPVDGSGNFTDDAGKFSGLNVLSEGNQAIIDALTEVGSLLKEEAYPHKYPYDWRTKKPTIFRATEQWFASVAGFREDALKAISSVRWIPPQGENRITPMVAERSDWCISRQRTWGVPIPVFYDEETGEALLNTETINYVQSIFAEKGSDAWWDLSVEELLPETYRHNGKTYRRGTDTMDVWFDSGSSWAAVAKQRPELGYPVDMYLEGSDQHRGWFQSSLLTSVAVNGIAPYKTVLTHGFVLDEQGRKMSKSVGNVVDPQVIINGGSNQNQQPAYGADVLRLWVSSVDYSGDVRLGSKIIKQLADVRNKIRNTARFLLGSLHDFDPKQDGVAFDDLPDLDKYMLHRIREVFNEVTEAFDSFQFFRFFQTVQNFCVVDLSNFYLDVAKDRLYISAADSFRRRSCQTVLQIALENLARAIAPVLCHTAEDIWQFIPYKTPYKSVFEAGWVQVDDEWENEDLAEFWDTLRSLRTDVNKVIEQARVEKLIGSSLEAKVLLHIPHKQLWEAIKAFNPVKGNGIDKLRYLLLTSQVEILDSNEKMAGLKYSTQTEDWTIGIVNADGQKCDRCWNYSTHVGESEEHPLLCERCIPALAGEF is encoded by the coding sequence GTGACCGAAACTGGAAAATACAAAGATACCGTCAACTTACCCAAAACTAACTTCGATATGCGGGCTAACGCAATCAAGCGCGAACCCGAAATCCAAAAATTCTGGGAGGAAAACAACATTTATTCTCGCCTTTCTGAAGAAAACTCCGGCGAATTATTTATACTGCACGATGGTCCTCCCTATGCTAACGGTCAGTTGCATATTGGTCATGCCTTAAATAAGATTCTCAAAGATATTATTAACCGTTACCAATTGTTCAAAGGTAGTAAAATCTGCTATATCCCTGGATGGGATTGTCACGGACTGCCGATTGAGTTGAAAGTTCTGCAAAATATGAAACAGGCAGAACGGCAAAATCTCACACCTTTACAATTGCGACAAAAGGCGAAAGAGTTCGCACTGAAGACAGTGGATGAACAGCGGGAAAGCTTTAAACGGTACGGTGTTTGGGGTGATTGGGATCATCCTTATTTAACCCTGAAGCCAGAATATGAAGCCGCGCAAATTGGCGTTTTTGGGGAAATGTTCCTCAAAGGTTATATTTATCGCGGTTTAAAGCCTGTTCACTGGAGTCCTAGTTCTAAAACAGCTTTGGCTGAAGCGGAGTTAGAATATCCTGAAGGTCACGTTTCTCGTAGTATTTACACCGCTTTTCCGGTAACAAAGGTTGCCGAAGGGTTAAAATCTAGTTTGGATGGTCTCTTGCCTGATTTGGGCGTGGCTGTGTGGACTACTACTCCTTGGACTATTCCGGGTAATTTGGCTGTGGCTGTGAATGGTGCGTTGGAATATGCTGTGGTGGAGGTGTCACGCACAGACACAGCGATGCAGAGAGGATTTAAGTATCTGATTGTTGCGGCTGAGTTAGTGGAAAGGTTGGTTGCGATTTTGGATGCTGAGTTAACGGTAAAGGCAACTTTCCCTGGCAAAGATTTGGAACATACTACTTACCGTCATCCTTTGTTTGACCGTGAAAGTCAGGTGGTGGTTGGTGGTGATTATATCACTACTGATTCGGGTACAGGGTTGGTTCATACTGCTCCTGGTCATGGTCAAGAGGATTATATTGTCGGTCAGCGTTATGGTTTACCGATTCTTGCACCTGTCGATGGTAGTGGTAATTTCACTGATGATGCTGGTAAATTTTCTGGGTTAAATGTTTTGAGTGAGGGGAATCAAGCGATTATTGATGCTTTGACGGAAGTGGGTTCTCTGTTGAAGGAGGAAGCCTATCCTCACAAGTATCCTTATGATTGGAGAACGAAGAAACCAACTATTTTCCGGGCTACTGAACAATGGTTTGCTTCTGTGGCAGGATTTAGGGAAGATGCTTTAAAGGCTATTTCATCTGTGCGTTGGATTCCCCCACAAGGTGAGAATAGAATTACACCAATGGTTGCAGAACGTTCTGATTGGTGTATATCTCGTCAACGGACTTGGGGTGTTCCCATTCCCGTATTCTATGATGAGGAAACGGGGGAAGCTTTGCTAAATACGGAAACTATTAACTACGTTCAATCTATCTTTGCTGAAAAGGGTTCTGATGCTTGGTGGGATTTGTCGGTGGAGGAGTTGTTACCGGAAACATATCGTCACAATGGCAAAACTTACCGCAGAGGTACAGACACTATGGATGTCTGGTTTGATTCTGGTTCTTCTTGGGCAGCGGTGGCGAAACAAAGGCCAGAGTTAGGTTATCCTGTGGATATGTATTTAGAAGGTTCTGACCAACACCGAGGATGGTTTCAGTCAAGTTTGTTGACCAGTGTGGCAGTGAATGGTATTGCACCTTACAAAACAGTTTTAACTCATGGTTTCGTCTTGGATGAACAAGGACGGAAAATGAGTAAGTCTGTAGGAAATGTGGTTGATCCCCAAGTTATCATCAATGGTGGTAGTAACCAGAATCAACAACCAGCTTATGGTGCTGATGTTTTGCGGTTGTGGGTGTCATCGGTAGATTATTCTGGTGATGTGCGTTTGGGTAGTAAGATCATCAAGCAATTAGCTGATGTTAGGAATAAGATTCGCAATACTGCACGGTTTTTGTTGGGTAGTTTGCATGATTTTGACCCAAAACAGGATGGTGTAGCGTTTGATGATTTACCAGATTTGGATAAGTATATGCTGCACCGCATCCGTGAGGTGTTTAATGAGGTGACGGAAGCTTTTGACAGTTTCCAGTTTTTCCGCTTTTTCCAAACTGTGCAGAATTTCTGTGTTGTGGATTTGTCGAATTTTTATTTAGATGTTGCGAAGGATAGATTGTATATCAGTGCTGCTGATAGTTTCCGTCGTCGTAGTTGTCAAACGGTGTTGCAGATTGCTTTGGAGAATTTAGCGAGAGCGATCGCACCAGTTTTGTGTCATACTGCTGAAGATATTTGGCAGTTTATCCCCTACAAAACACCTTATAAATCAGTATTTGAGGCTGGTTGGGTGCAGGTAGATGATGAATGGGAAAATGAAGATTTAGCAGAATTTTGGGATACTCTGCGTTCACTCCGCACCGATGTTAACAAAGTGATTGAACAAGCGCGGGTAGAAAAATTAATCGGTTCTTCCCTGGAAGCAAAGGTTTTACTGCATATCCCTCACAAACAGTTGTGGGAAGCTATCAAAGCCTTTAACCCTGTGAAGGGTAACGGTATTGATAAACTGCGATATTTATTGCTGACTTCCCAAGTGGAAATTTTAGACTCTAATGAGAAAATGGCAGGATTGAAATATTCCACGCAAACAGAAGACTGGACTATAGGAATAGTAAACGCAGATGGACAGAAGTGCGATCGCTGTTGGAACTATTCTACCCATGTTGGTGAATCTGAAGAACATCCCTTATTGTGTGAACGCTGTATTCCCGCTTTAGCTGGTGAGTTTTAA